ACCAGATCCTTCCATGCTTCAAATATTCATGGTATAATTCTGTATCAGCTATGTCTGATCCTGCAAGACAGAGCTTTTGGACACCTGGAATGTCAACTTCATCGAACCATATGAGCTTCGTCGCGGCTGGATTGGATTCATGGAGCACCTTCAGCGTTTCATGAGTAATCCTGGATTCTACAATGGCTCCGATCTTTATGAAGAGTATTTTACTAAGCTTATTTGCTACGGCTCCCGTGAGAAGTTTCTTGATGCCACGTGCAACTGAGGGTGCTAATATGATAAGGAATAATCTGTTGCCGAAGGGTTTTATCCAGAAAGGCGCTTCCTCAGTAACCGGCGTCTCTATCGGCTCTCTCCGAAAGAATCTAGTTCCAACAAAGTCTTGCGTGAAGACACCGGATAATAGGTCTCCTTGAAGTTTGAGATCAAGTATTTCTGTCCTCAAGTTTATTTGATGACCTGTTTCCGTGTGATATGGTTCCTCCTCACGGAAGTTTTTGAGTTTTTGAGCGATGAATACTAGGTCAACCTTTTCCTTGATTTCAAAGATTTTTGCTGGTAAAACCATGCTGGAATCCCGCCGAAAAGATTGTTTTAATTCACTTAATTATTTTTCGTTGATAAAAGATTAAATCCAATCTTGGCTTAGTTATGCACGTGTTGAAGGGTAATGCCGCTGGGGGAGAAGAGACGCATGGAGAGCTGCACTTTTAATAGGGCTAAACTGTTGGTTAGAAAGCTAGTGGCTGAGAAAGGTTTTCCAGACGATCGATCCGCGCTTGCGCAGAAGTTGCTATGGGCATTCGTTGAGCTCGGGGAGGCAGCAGACGCGTATAAGAAGGGTGAGGCATGGGAAGTTGTGAGCGAGGAGTTAATAGATGTTATTTTTTATATACTGGACTTTATAGGGATCGTAGAGAAGACTGAAGGTGTTGAAATCGACGTCGATAGGCTCTTCATAAAGAAATGGATGAAGAACATGGAAAGGCCTGAAAGATACGGTCAAAAAAGGGATCTGCCCATAGAATAGTACTTTTCTCCTTTCTATGTGAGCCCGGCTAACTTCAATACAACCATCAAATTTTCCTCATCACTTCTCCTGTAATCCTTAGGTGTCTCCATTATTATGGGAAGACGGGAAAATTCGCTTAGTATAATACTCCTGAATCCCTCCTCCCCTATCATGCCTAGACCTATATGTTCATGTCGGTCAATTTTCGAGCCTAATCCGCCTGCAGAATCGTTAAGGTGAACTAGCTTTATTTTCTCAAAGCCGAGGGTATGTGAGATTTCACTTATAGTCTTCGCGACGGCATCTTTAGATCTCAGATCATATCCGGCCGCAAAACCATGTGAGGTATCGAAACAGACTCCGACGTATTCAGGGTGATTAAGGTTATCAATTATCCTATTTATTTCTTCAAATCTGCTCCCGATGCTATTCCTTGTACCTGCAGTGTTCTCCAGCAACAAAGTTACTCCGCATTCACCATGCTCAAACGCCTCATTTATACCTCTAACTATTCTATCAAACCCTATTTTGGATCCAAAACCTAAATGGCTCCCCAAATGCGTAACTAAGTAAGGGATTTCGAGTCTTCTACATCTTTCAAGCTCATCTTTCAGGGTCTTAATTGATTTTGAATGGACATCGTTTCTTGGAGATGCTAGATTGGAGAGATAAGGCATATGGCTGAAGATGGGGTTCAGCCCATATGTTTGAACTTGATCAATGAATGATCTTACTTCCTCATCTGTTAACTTTTTAGCCCTCCACGATCTTGGATTCCTAGTGAAGATCTGAAAGGTATTGCATCCAATATCCGCGGCTCGCTTCGCCGCAAGGGCGATGTTTCCATAAATGGATATATGAAATCCAATCTTGAGCATGCAATTTCACTATAATTATTTCCAAATTAATTATTCTATTCATTATTGAATACAAATTCAATGGTATCGATAGCTGCAAGGGATGTGAATGCATGAAGAAGATAAAATTTGGACTAAGAGTTCCAAGTTTTCCCGTTGATGGAAGTTCAGGAAAGATATTCATAGATCAGATTTCAGTGTTCATCAGTGATGTTGAGGGCTTCTTTGACTCTGCGTGGATTGACGATCATTTTGTTCCTTGGGCGGAATCAGTTCCAAGAAGCACCCCGAATCTTGAATGTTTTACCACAATTAGCTTTCTTTCCGGAGTTTTCAGAAAACTTGAATTCGGCACTCTTGTGCTCTGCGTCTCATATAGGCATCCCTCAATCGTCGCTAAGATGGGGGCAACACTCCATTCTTTGACTGGTGGCAGGTTCATTCTAGGCCTTGGCGCCGGGTGGAAGCAAGATGAATATCTTTCTTTCGGCTTTGAGTTTCCACCCCCAAAAGTGAGAATTAAGCAGCTTGAAGAGGCGGCCCAAATAATAAGGAGACTGTGGACTGAAGATGTTGTTTCCTTCAGAGGTGATTATTACCATCTTGAGGAGGCGGTCTGCTCTCCAAAACCTGTCCCTCCGCCTCCTATAATGATTGGTGGAGGAGGAGAAAAATTGACCTTAAGGGTTGTTGCGCGTAATGCTGATTGGTGGAATATACCTAATGCGTCAATTGAAACTTATAGGCATAAATCAGGTGTTCTTGAGAGGTACTGCTTGGAATGTGGAAGAGATCCTTCTTCAATCGTCAAGACCCTTGCAAGTATAGTTGCCATTCGACCAGATGAAAATGATGCTTTGGTCTTGGCTTCTAAATGCCCTTTGATAAATATGGATTACAGGGACAATTATATTATCGGTGATGTATCAAAAATCATTGAAAGGATTGATAGATACGTAGGGTTAGGTGTTCAGCATTTCATTTTGCGTTTTATAGACTTCCCAGGAACTGAGGGGGCAAGGCTATTCGCTGAGGAGGTTATGCCATCCTTCTCCTAAAACAGATCCTATTATTATTTCTGGCAGGTTATGGTTTGTCTCCTCTATATTCCTCTAGGATTTTCTGCTTTATCTTTGATGAGCTGACAAGATCTTTCTCTTCAAATCGACCAATTCTTACGACTTCGAATTTAATTTTCCCTTCACTTGCAATCTTTTTCAATTTTTCCTCGAGTTTTTCTTCGTCGTAGCCTACTGCTATGATGTCCGGCTTGACCATTTCTATTATCTTTGCCATGTCTACCTCCTCATAGCCTAGTACGGCCTCGTCAACGACCTTCAAGGATTCTACAAGCGCCCTTCTCTGTTCTTCTGGGATTATAGGTTTTTTACCCTTAGACTTCTCTACGGTCCTATCCCGTGATACCACTACGATAAGCCTAGCGCCTTCCCCACCTACCTTCTTGGCGTTCGTTAGATAGTACACGTGACCATAATGGAGGAGATCAAAGGTTCCTGCGGCAAGCACAATTTTTCCCTTTTTCGCCATTTCCATCCTTATCACGCTACCATGAGAATTCTGCGAGGCCGATCATCCTCAAGGCATCCAATAGCCCCTCACAGTATGAGACGGAAGCCAAACTTACTTCAAACCTTTCACATTTATAGTAGTACTTTGCATCCTCAAGATATCTTCTAGCCTCTTCAAATACATTTCTTATCCTAGCCTCTTCTATAGGCTGAGGAACGTTAACAAGTTTTATCTCTTTCAGGACTTTTTCGGTTTTTTCAATGTATTTTGAGGTCAAATCTTTAAGTCTCATCCAATCCTCTCCTTAATGGATTCAGGTGCATCTGCGAATCTCATTAAGGCCTCTGCCTCCATAAAATGGAGCTTATCCGCGATGAAGATTAGAGTGTATGGTGGTGGACCGAAGTTCATGGTTAGAAGTTCGCTGATCCTTCCCGCCTTCATGAGGGCATCCTTTGACCCAGCCCTAGCAATTACCACGGCAATGGCATCCATATTAATTATGCCCTTACGTTTTCTTTCTTCAACAGTCAAAAGCATCTTAAACGCTTCGTCTATGCTCAAGTACCTTTGCTTCTCCACGTCTATGTCGAGAAAGCATAGTGTGTGAAGGTTTCTAGCCTTATTTTCCGAGATCACCTCATATGGGGTCTCGGATATTATCCCTTGCTCACTGAATGGGATGGTGACGGTCCTGCCGAAGCGATAGTTTTGTAGGCCTGAAAGCCCGATAGCCGCTGAGATTATGGATACGCCGTGTATCACCCTTGTCTTTATTCCTCTTTTTTCAGCCTCAATCCTTAGCGCAACATGCGTTGTCGCAATCAGCGGGTCCCCAGGAACCAGGAGAGCAACATTTGCTCTTCCTGCTTTTGAAAGTATGCATTCTCCGTTCTCATCTTCTAAAGTCTTTCTTGAAACCACAGTGACCCTCTTGCCGATAATGCGTTCAAGATTCTTTAATGATATTGAGGGCATAACGCTAGTATAGAACTCTGCGAATACATGATCTGTTTTCCTCAATTCTTCAACTGCACGGAGAGATAAGTCTAGCTCATCGGATAATCCTAAACCTATGAAGATGAGCTCGCCCAACCCTCTGTCACACTCAGATAAGAAAAGGTTATTAGCAATATCTATAAGTTACCTATTCAGCGGTGGAAGTGCGGGCCCGTAGCTTAGCAAGGCAGAGCGGCGGTCCACCCCTAACCTGGGGATGGGTTGAAGCTCTTAAGCCTGACCCGATGTTAGGAGAAACCCGTAAAAATCTTGGGTAGCCCAGGATTTCGGGAAGGTCGAGGGTTCAACTCCCTCCGGGCCCGCCACTTTTTGGACGCCGACCCCCCATGATATCATGGAGGCTGCTGAGTTACGGATCTCGGTCAGGTTGGATGTTTCAAGAGTGTTAGTAGTTCGGTTCCAGCCGATCAGCCTATTGCATACACAGATCAGAATTCAAAGATCGCCCACGAACAATTATTAGAAAAGGCTAGGAAAGGCCGCATTGATGTCTATTTCTTAGGCGATTCCATCACGCGCCGCTGGGGAGCATTGGACTATCCGGATTTCTTGGCTCATTGGAAACAGAACTTTTTTGGTTGGAACGCTGCGAATTTCGGCTGGGGCGGAGACACAACCCAGAACATTCTCTGGCGCCTTGAAAATGGGGAATTGGATAACGTGCATCCTAAGGTCATCGTTTTAATGGCTGGCACAAACAACATCGGTAATATTCCCTACCAAGGAGAGAACGACCCTAGAATCGCAGACGTAACAAGGGGCATAAAGGCTATTCTGAACCTCTGCCGGAAGAAGGCTCCAGAGGCTACGATCATCCTTATGGGCATCACGCCTCGTAACGACAATCCCGACGATCCTACTGGTGTAATGCCAGTGATAAATAAGATTAATGAGAACATAGCCAAACTTGCCGACGGCGAGAAGATTCGATACCTCAACATTAATGACAAGCTTGCGGATAAGGAAGGTAAACTGTACGATGGGATGACTGTTGACAAGCTGCATCTCTCACTTAAAGGCTATCAGGCGTGGGCCGACGCTCTCAGGCCAATCTTAATGGAACTGCTTGGTCCACCAGCCGAGGAAGACCACGCGCCACCCCCGACTGGTGACCCCCGCGCATTGAGTAAACCTACGAAAAGTTAACTGCCGTTTCCATAGCAGAACAGAAAATCCCCTATATTAATCCAACATAATCAACCCGCCGACAAGAAGAATACTCATAATGTGGATTGCGAATATCTATATGACTCTAGATGCTGCTGCAACTAAACCTCAAATGGGACGGTCGCTGGAATTTGAATATACTCATCGATGCTTATGGCTCTTTTAGCTTCTCCTTACGCTTATTTCTGGGTTAACAGCGTATCGAGGCGGGTTACCGTCAAGCACTCTAAGAACCTCCTCCGCTGCGGTAATCGCCATCCTTCTTCTGCATTCCCAGGTGCTTGAAGCCAGATGCGGCGTCAACACTACATTGTCCAGTTCGAGTAGGGGGTCATCTGCTGGTAATGGCTCCCTGTTAAAGACGTCTAGACCTGCTCCAGCTATCCATCCTTCACGTAGAGCTTTGACTAGGGCGCCATGATTGACTATCGGACCCCTTGCGACATTTATTAGGAACGCGGATTTCTTCATTCTGGATAATTCTTCTTCATCTAACAGGTTTCGAGTCTCATCTGTTAACGGGCATGAAATGAATATGATGTCCGATTCCGCGAGTAATGCATCAAGAGATCGATATTCAGCCAGTAATTTATCCTCAATATCACTTTTTCTTACCGTGTCATAGTAGAGTATCCTCATTTTGAATCCTATTGCTCTCTCAGCAATTCTTGTCCCTATTCTCCCCAAGCCTATAATGCCCGCGGTCTTCCCCCAAACGTCTGTCCCCATGAATATTGATGGAGTTCTAGCGGTCCAGCCTTTAGACATCACATAATTGTGCCCTTTACACACGTTCCTCGCTAGAGATAAGAGAAGAGCAAATGCATGGTCAGCGACTGTCTCGTCGAGGACGGGTGTAATGGTGACGTAGACCCCCCTCTCGGATGCCGCCTTGACATCCACATTATCATAGCCGACGCCATAACGGGCGATAATTTTCAGGGATGGTATGCCTTCAATGACTTCCCTAGTGATCTTCTCAACATTTGTAACAACAATCATGCCGTCAGAATTCTGCCCAAATCTGATAAAATCTTCAACAGTTAAGGAATCCGCTGACTTATCTGGAAAGACCACTTCGGCCTGCCGCTCAAGAAGTTTTAAGCCATCCTCATGTATCCTAGCGGTAACAAAGACTTTAAATCTATTCTTCATATTGCATCATCTAGACAACATAATTGTATCTTGGCATAATTAAGCCCTTTCACCTTTCCACTCTACCTATAGCGTAAAATAATTTAATTAACGGCTAAACCATGAGTTTGATGTTGCTAAAATTTCCGATTCTATGACAAATTATAAAAAACATGAGACCATCTCTATTATCCTAGAGGCTGTCATAATTTGGAAGTTATTGTTACAGGCGGATGCGGCTTCATAGGCAGCAACCTTGTTGAGAGACTCGTGAGAGAGGACCACTCAGTTACAGTCATTGATAACTTGCACACAGGGAGTCTGAAGAATATTGAGGGATTGGACGTGAAATTCTATAATGAGCCCTATAGTAGGCTTCGTGAGATCGTTGGCGGCGCGGACGTAATATTCCATCTTGGCATTCCCTCATCATCGCCCATGTATAGGAGGAACCCGCGCTTGGTAGGTGAGGCGATAAATGACGCGATCGAAATATTCGAGTTCGCGAAGGATAAAAAGTGTAAGGTTGTATATGCAAGCAGCAGCAGCATATATAATGGCAATCCAGTTCCATATAGGGAAGATATGCCAATATATGTGACTGATTATTATACGGAATGTAGATACCTCATTGAAAGGTTAGCAAATCTCTATAATACGCTCTTCGGCGTCAAGAGCGTCGGATTGAGACTCTTCAGCATCTATGGACCTAAAGAGGAGTTTAAGGGAACCTACGCAAACATCGTTTCCCAGTTTCTATGGTCGATGAAGAAGGATGAGCCGCCAGTAATCTTCGGTGATGGAACTCAGACCCGTGATTTTACCTATGTCGGCGATGTTGTTGAGGCTTTTCTGCTGGCTTGGAAGAAAGAATTTGAATGTGAGATCTTTAATGTTGGAACTGGAAAGGCGTATAGTTTCAATGAGGTAGTAGAGATCTTGAATAGACTGCTTGGTAAAAACTTGAAACCGATTTACAAGCCGAATCCTATAAAAAATTATGTTGAAAGGACGCTTGCAGATACAACAAAGGCGGAGAAACTCTTGGGTTTCAAAGCAAAAGTGTCCTTGGAGGAAGGGTTGAGATCATTGATTAATGCGTAAACTTGTAGGATGCCGCTACTTCTCTGTTTTAGGTTTCTTGAACGATATCCTCGCAGTCACTATCCTTTCAGTTGTAAAGATCTTGGCTGCAAAATAGAGCAACGCGAAAGTAAACAATGATATGTAAAGTATGCTGCGGAGCATTACGAAATAATCTCCTAGAAAAGCCGCCTTGTACGCGAGTAATGAGTGTGTATAAGGTATGGCGTAAAGGATCATCTGGAACGGCAGTGGAAGAATTTCAATATCGGCAATCATGAGAATGATGCTTGGAATAACAACTATGAAGCTGATAGGAGTTACCATCGTTTGAGCGCTTCTAACGTTCTCAGAAAATGCAGCAATGCATACTGCAAGAGCTAAGGCTGAGACTAAGGTTACGAATACCGTAGCTGCCAGAAAACCATAGGCTATAGGCGAAATAGTGAAGCCGATTTCTTCCAGATTTAAACCTGCCGCTACAACTTGGCCCAGCAATGAACCCGTATAATAATTGACACCGATTATGGATGTGATAGCTCCTGCTATTGCAACAACAACGGATCCTCCAAGTTTTCCTAAGAGTATGCTCATTCTTCCTATTGGTAGGGTGAGAAGCGTCTCGAGGGTTTTTTCCTCCTTTTCGATGGATATAGAGGTTGCAGCCACCGACATGGCTACAAGTAAGAGTAGCATCATTGCCATTGGAAAACCGAGTGATTGCGTCATCAGAATATTCGTGAAGAGCTGAGGTGAGGCTCTAATGACCTTATTCCTGAAGAATACATAGTTTTCTAT
This window of the Candidatus Bathyarchaeota archaeon genome carries:
- a CDS encoding D-glycerate dehydrogenase, whose protein sequence is MKNRFKVFVTARIHEDGLKLLERQAEVVFPDKSADSLTVEDFIRFGQNSDGMIVVTNVEKITREVIEGIPSLKIIARYGVGYDNVDVKAASERGVYVTITPVLDETVADHAFALLLSLARNVCKGHNYVMSKGWTARTPSIFMGTDVWGKTAGIIGLGRIGTRIAERAIGFKMRILYYDTVRKSDIEDKLLAEYRSLDALLAESDIIFISCPLTDETRNLLDEEELSRMKKSAFLINVARGPIVNHGALVKALREGWIAGAGLDVFNREPLPADDPLLELDNVVLTPHLASSTWECRRRMAITAAEEVLRVLDGNPPRYAVNPEISVRRS
- a CDS encoding DUF357 domain-containing protein, with amino-acid sequence MRLKDLTSKYIEKTEKVLKEIKLVNVPQPIEEARIRNVFEEARRYLEDAKYYYKCERFEVSLASVSYCEGLLDALRMIGLAEFSW
- a CDS encoding NAD-dependent epimerase/dehydratase family protein gives rise to the protein MEVIVTGGCGFIGSNLVERLVREDHSVTVIDNLHTGSLKNIEGLDVKFYNEPYSRLREIVGGADVIFHLGIPSSSPMYRRNPRLVGEAINDAIEIFEFAKDKKCKVVYASSSSIYNGNPVPYREDMPIYVTDYYTECRYLIERLANLYNTLFGVKSVGLRLFSIYGPKEEFKGTYANIVSQFLWSMKKDEPPVIFGDGTQTRDFTYVGDVVEAFLLAWKKEFECEIFNVGTGKAYSFNEVVEILNRLLGKNLKPIYKPNPIKNYVERTLADTTKAEKLLGFKAKVSLEEGLRSLINA
- the dph5 gene encoding diphthine synthase, with protein sequence MGELIFIGLGLSDELDLSLRAVEELRKTDHVFAEFYTSVMPSISLKNLERIIGKRVTVVSRKTLEDENGECILSKAGRANVALLVPGDPLIATTHVALRIEAEKRGIKTRVIHGVSIISAAIGLSGLQNYRFGRTVTIPFSEQGIISETPYEVISENKARNLHTLCFLDIDVEKQRYLSIDEAFKMLLTVEERKRKGIINMDAIAVVIARAGSKDALMKAGRISELLTMNFGPPPYTLIFIADKLHFMEAEALMRFADAPESIKERIG
- a CDS encoding deoxyribonuclease IV is translated as MLKIGFHISIYGNIALAAKRAADIGCNTFQIFTRNPRSWRAKKLTDEEVRSFIDQVQTYGLNPIFSHMPYLSNLASPRNDVHSKSIKTLKDELERCRRLEIPYLVTHLGSHLGFGSKIGFDRIVRGINEAFEHGECGVTLLLENTAGTRNSIGSRFEEINRIIDNLNHPEYVGVCFDTSHGFAAGYDLRSKDAVAKTISEISHTLGFEKIKLVHLNDSAGGLGSKIDRHEHIGLGMIGEEGFRSIILSEFSRLPIIMETPKDYRRSDEENLMVVLKLAGLT
- a CDS encoding LLM class flavin-dependent oxidoreductase, translating into MKKIKFGLRVPSFPVDGSSGKIFIDQISVFISDVEGFFDSAWIDDHFVPWAESVPRSTPNLECFTTISFLSGVFRKLEFGTLVLCVSYRHPSIVAKMGATLHSLTGGRFILGLGAGWKQDEYLSFGFEFPPPKVRIKQLEEAAQIIRRLWTEDVVSFRGDYYHLEEAVCSPKPVPPPPIMIGGGGEKLTLRVVARNADWWNIPNASIETYRHKSGVLERYCLECGRDPSSIVKTLASIVAIRPDENDALVLASKCPLINMDYRDNYIIGDVSKIIERIDRYVGLGVQHFILRFIDFPGTEGARLFAEEVMPSFS
- a CDS encoding FAD synthase, with the protein product MAKKGKIVLAAGTFDLLHYGHVYYLTNAKKVGGEGARLIVVVSRDRTVEKSKGKKPIIPEEQRRALVESLKVVDEAVLGYEEVDMAKIIEMVKPDIIAVGYDEEKLEEKLKKIASEGKIKFEVVRIGRFEEKDLVSSSKIKQKILEEYRGDKP
- a CDS encoding ABC transporter permease, which translates into the protein MVRGLANLMMKETKEMLRDPRILVGVVLMPLISFLVMGGVMNVSTTAMETAVQETLRGITLALLNKDPGPVTESLVSSLRAFNATIIEVNGSSVEVVLKNLSYGNISGLIVIPEGFSKNITSGLRASIEAYSIFGSFSVTEIAKSEVVATPIRVYENLFIRQMIAQAFPNMQPENILDPILIENYVFFRNKVIRASPQLFTNILMTQSLGFPMAMMLLLLVAMSVAATSISIEKEEKTLETLLTLPIGRMSILLGKLGGSVVVAIAGAITSIIGVNYYTGSLLGQVVAAGLNLEEIGFTISPIAYGFLAATVFVTLVSALALAVCIAAFSENVRSAQTMVTPISFIVVIPSIILMIADIEILPLPFQMILYAIPYTHSLLAYKAAFLGDYFVMLRSILYISLFTFALLYFAAKIFTTERIVTARISFKKPKTEK
- a CDS encoding GDSL-type esterase/lipase family protein, with protein sequence MDVYFLGDSITRRWGALDYPDFLAHWKQNFFGWNAANFGWGGDTTQNILWRLENGELDNVHPKVIVLMAGTNNIGNIPYQGENDPRIADVTRGIKAILNLCRKKAPEATIILMGITPRNDNPDDPTGVMPVINKINENIAKLADGEKIRYLNINDKLADKEGKLYDGMTVDKLHLSLKGYQAWADALRPILMELLGPPAEEDHAPPPTGDPRALSKPTKS